One genomic window of Amphiura filiformis chromosome 3, Afil_fr2py, whole genome shotgun sequence includes the following:
- the LOC140148255 gene encoding uncharacterized protein: MHVHPLQLHTPTIIHVPSSEIKPSATPTAAMAHIPTSYPSVITQHITQPSAVASVPSVVTSIQNVMATPQDQLAANAALLTQQLAAAGMLSIKAERFDPTKMYVSEYGKVTGVLNPALYASPALYTQVVPSSGQYPVKSEVTVENTAPAKLYTSGQLENTATSQAAAMATSQAAMFAQQVANTAATGVATKVTTTEPQIQTTNVGLSAALLMQQLAAGVLGYQLRGDFNQQQLALAGFTGRPEPVATAASHPSPLGLYSNQVSTITANPTMLPQQIVSETSSKTVATPTGGILPSLFARPPGTFGLLSVASTPSQPLQSTSLVANPAQMLYNFANSATVPQFKTVDTAISSQSQAIHPATTQAVLAQPADNLGLYR; encoded by the coding sequence ATGCATGTGCATCCTCTGCAGCTTCATACTCCTACAATCATCCATGTACCGTCGTCTGAAATCAAACCCAGTGCAACTCCCACGGCAGCTATGGCTCATATCCCCACCAGCTATCCATCGGTGATCACACAACACATAACTCAACCAAGTGCCGTTGCTTCTGTGCCAAGTGTTGTCACCTCCATTCAAAACGTCATGGCAACACCTCAAGATCAACTAGCAGCTAACGCTGCGCTACTAACTCAGCAACTTGCGGCAGCGGGAATGCTATCTATCAAAGCCGAGAGATTCGATCCGACCAAAATGTACGTTAGCGAATATGGAAAAGTAACCGGCGTGTTGAATCCGGCATTGTATGCTAGCCCGGCATTGTACACACAAGTTGTTCCCAGCAGCGGACAATATCCGGTCAAAAGTGAGGTCACTGTTGAAAATACAGCCCCTGCCAAACTATACACAAGTGGGCAACTGGAGAACACAGCGACATCTCAAGCAGCAGCAATGGCGACATCCCAAGCAGCCATGTTTGCCCAACAGGTTGCCAATACGGCTGCCACTGGTGTTGCGACTAAAGTGACCACAACAGAACCTCAAATTCAGACTACAAATGTTGGACTAAGCGCAGCATTGCTCATGCAGCAATTAGCCGCGGGTGTACTTGGCTATCAACTACGAGGTGATTTCAATCAGCAACAGCTAGCACTAGCCGGGTTTACCGGCAGACCAGAACCGGTAGCAACGGCAGCATCTCACCCATCTCCGCTCGGTTTGTATTCCAATCAAGTAAGCACTATTACAGCAAATCCTACCATGCTACCCCAACAAATCGTATCCGAAACAAGCTCAAAGACTGTAGCCACGCCCACAGGTGGCATCTTACCATCTCTTTTTGCAAGACCACCTGGGACCTTTGGGTTGTTATCAGTTGCAAGCACTCCAAGTCAGCCATTACAGAGCACCAGTTTGGTGGCTAATCCGGCTCAAATGCTGTATAATTTTGCTAACAGTGCCACGGTACCTCAATTTAAAACTGTCGACACGGCCATCAGCAGCCAAAGTCAAGCCATACACCCGGCAACGACACAAGCTGTCCTTGCTCAGCCCGCAGATAATTTGGGTCTTTACCGGTGA